The DNA window CCGTGAAGCCGGCCTTCTCTATGGCTGTCTGCAGCAGATCCAGAGCTGAGGAACGAGAGAAACATTGGAGAGAGGGAAGACAGTAGAGACAGGAAGAAATGTGAGGTAGGAAATGGAAAAGAGGGCAGCGAGGGAGGCAAGATGAAGACAGGAAGGACATGGATGTAACGTAGGAAGAAAGGATGGATGTGGGAAGGAATGGAGTAAAAACAAAGGGCAAGATGAGTGCAAGAAAAAAGAGGTTAAGGAagttaaattaataaacagGTTCATCTCAGATTGCCAGATGACATCAGAAAACAAGagaatataaatgtttataattcCCAAAAACTAAGTCAAGAAAAATAGCAGCTGTGttttactattttcattatttatgaaacgttatttaattaaaataaaaaaaacaattctccctcctcttcctcttcctcaccctcGCTGTTCTCCAGGATGTTGGGAGCAAAACCTCCCTCGTCTCCCACATTGGTGGCGTCCTGGCCGTATTTCTCCTGGATCACCCCCTTCAGTGTGTGGTACAGCTCCGATCCTATCCTCAACGCCtccctgagagacagagaggagggaagatCAGAGGGTGAGAAGACAAGTCAGGAGGGAACAACATCAGGAGGAGAGAATGAGcgaaagagaaacaaaagatgAGGGATAAATAAAGGAAGATAGAAAGGTAAGGAAATAAGTAAGACAGACATTGTGTTTAAAAGAGAATGAAACTCATGAAACTCAGCAACTGACCAATGCCAAACTCCAAAACCAATGCTTGAACACTCTTATTATAGTGTAGAGTAGTTTACTGAAAATTCAAATGTAGTTGACTTCAGGGAACCAAGGAAAACAACGGGCCAACTATACTActcttaatttggacatcactttaattttcatctttaattttgtaatcaaaacaaaaacaggatttttaagcctctttccacttttattcgaatacaaatacaaataatttcgctgcctcaacaaatacagatataaatacaaataccggGCCCTGTGCACATCCCTAGTAAATAACCTTCATCAGGgtatttttgtcaaaaataacCTGATGAATGCTTATCAAAAGGATCACGTTTCCCAGACTGGATTGTGTTTATATTGATTTCTTACTTGAAAGACTCGGCACCAACAGGAAGAACCATGAACTCCTGCATGGCCAGTTTGTTTCCAGCATGAGAACCTCCGTTTATCACATTAAAGGCCTgcggaggagaggagaggaggagacaggaacAATAAAGATGGAGATGTGAGTTATGTTTCCAGACGAGGGAAATCacataaattaatcaaatatttttgaGGAAGGAAGAGCATCACACAAATAATTTAGATGCAAGGCTACTGGAAACCAGCATCTGATGAAAAAGTCATGCCTGTTTTAATCCTGCTTGACAGGAGAAAACTCtccaaaaaaagttcaaaaaaaGTTCTCTCAGGTCTCTTTAACTGCTCTTATGAACTGCACACTTTAcagtaaatgtcttttttgtcctgtgtcctttattttatttatttttcttttctacaaTATACTCATTCATAATCATTTTGccatgtgtgtattttatatgtaaattattcaatttacaatgacaaCAGCTGGAGAAAAGCAAGAAATGTTTACAATTGAAAAGCATTAACCAACAAAAGTTtagcatttttacttgaaaaacaactaaatctaaattttaaaaaatagttgcagattttCCATCAGTCATTTCAGATAACTAGTCTGTAAACTCATTTAGTAGCAGAGCAAACTGTGCAAGAACCTCGTTGTACAAAGGTTTTCACAGACTGTGTTGTGAGACTGTGATGAGTCTGAGAGTCTTACAGGAACCGGCAGCACCAGCTCTGTGTTTCCGGCCAGGTCGGCTATGTGGCGGTATAGAGGAACGTCTTTCTCTGCAGCGCCGGCCTTACAGATGGCTAGAGACACTCCGAGGATGGCGTTGGCCCCGAACTGAGCTGTTTGACAGAACAGAAGACagacatcattattatttacagtctAATGAATAACCATTCCTAtttactagggatgtgcagagtgcccagtatttgtatttgtatctgtatttgttaaggcagcaaaattattcgtatttgtatttgtatttgaataaaagtagaaagaggcttaaaaatcctgtttttgttttcattacgcctctaattttagaaaattaaagtgttacaataagtgttcatgaatgaactaccttatgaaggaggtccccacaccgggtctcaaactggagtctcccagatcgactgcgctgactactgaactaaaactttactcatcacctcattgcagacagacctctacctatttatacacccataacacagagacagcacagcgtgtaacgtctgcgtagggaagaacttcagaggtgattcttgctttgcaattttcatttatagcctattttttacaacctaactttgtggaaaggagaaggagaataAGAGGTTATgaagagtcccttgggagcacctcacttgtgtcagtagctcagctttatctctgggtaacacccccaactccgggagtgatgtccaaattaggaaatgtgcgtcatgtagcaggtggatgtgactcccctcgttgagacctaCTGATTGgcgtaacagcggagcagaggagagacactgagatagcgatattactgacctgcgtgctggtatttggcatgtttttttttttctcttcccaaaaacaaatgatttttaaaatatttgtatgaaacaaatattcgtataaaacccactatttgtgctttgccgaataatgtatttgtatttgggcacacccctactatttacaatttatatttttcatttatatatcaagaaaacatgaaaatggaGTGAAGAAGCGAAGCAGAAGAAGATGAAACCTGCCAACCATTAGCAAGGCTGTtcaaattttgtatttttactggtatttcacatgtacagtagtttaaatttgttttagtttgagGTGTAGTTTGAGGTGtagttttagcatttttgtattatcatttttaaacagcaaCTAATTATTTCACATCACATAATTTTTCCTGTTAGTTGTGGTATAGGACAGTAATTTCTCCCTCTTCCCCTCTTAGACCATTTGCCTGTTTTACATATAAACTTAAGTAACCACTAAATTACAGCTGTATTTTGTTAATTTACAGGTTTTTTTGCAATGCCTCAAGAAAGAAGACTAAACTCTCTCGTTTTTTAAGCTTTTATCTGTATAACTTCAGATATGAATGTAGCTGATATTCTTGGACTGTATTCATTTCTTATGTGGACAGAGAAGgaaattcaattattttttctcaaTACATTCAGCTGCAGTTTAGTCTGGCAGTCTTTGCTGGCTGAAAATAATTTCTCCCACCGTCGTCATTTTCACGGCTGTTTATCTTGCTGCCTGAAATGAGTTGTTGGCGTGCTtctacattaaaataaattaacagtgcatttatttattaaagatctacgtttgttttgttttgatttggaaGAGCACTCTGTTTGCTCTGTCTTGTTCCCGTCTGTATTTATGCCTCTCATTACCACTTTGTTACAAACAAGCCTTTGGTAAAAAACATGTGTGACTTCGATGGGGAGATTTCCAGCTGGCTGCCAGACTCAGATGACGTGGTGTTGTTAGTCATCACGACTTGCTCCCGTCGTGTTTTGACTcacatttgttttctgtgcCGTCCATCTCGATCATAGTGTTGTCCAACTGCTCCTGCTCCACCACGCTGATGCCCTGCAGACAGAAAGTACAGAAATACACCGTAATTATCCTTCAAGAAACACAACTATCAtattaaaactacaaaacaataatatttcATTCAGTAACAACTTTCCTCAGAAACCTATTTGCTCAAATTTTGGTTCAGCTTCGTTGTTTACAGTTAGGATTAGTGTCAGATTTGATGTTAAAACTGCCTTGTTGAATTCACAGACCACATTTGAACCATGCATATCATACAAATGACACAAATCACCTTTTGTACAAATGCAAATTTACAAAAGCACCAATTTTCTGTGAGATCAAGTTAAATGAAGTGGAAATAATACCCAGTACTGTTTcctacattattatttattattatagtttatatgtgtgttataTATTATGTTGTATCAAAACCAGTACATATGTATGCCGTCTTTTAAAGAGTAATTTAAGAGGAAATCCACTTTTTTGAGTTTGTAAATTATATGTATTACATGTATAGTCACTATTCATTTGATTCGGGTCCCAGTCTATACTGTTCATTACAAGACCAAAATAAGAAGGGAAAACATTGTTTTGTAATTCTGAGGCCTGGAGACACTTATTTCCACATTTTCTTGGTTACATTCACTCTGGGGCTTTCAGCAACTACACAACTAGTGCAGTAGTCGACTACTAAAACCACTTGTCAGTGCTGTGGGCAGCCGTCAACTACCGGCTCATgaattcatttataaaacaccAATGCATGTGTATATTTACATCGTTTTATACACAGATTTATTTGAGTGTGGTACCAAAACGCTTCCTTTGCATAATATTGATTGCCTGATTTAGcattattttgggttttttttgcaacattCATTGCTCTAAACTGAGAATAATTTGTAAAGCCACCAACACGACACCTCCTGCATGTTTCATAATTGTGCGTTTTAAATGTGAAGATAATTACAGAGAAACAGCAACAGGAAGTGCTGACAATGCTTGCAACGTTAGCAAAAACAATTGTCACCATTGTAAGGTATGTCTGTTCACAAGACTAGTGATCATAAATGAGAAACTGTGCCTGTTAGCAtgtattaaatataattaatacatacagtatttattgattcaaaTCAATATATATCGTATTGTAGCAGCATGTCGTTgctcctccagcagctacagctTCTGTGTCATTCTACCTAACATGTCTTTAGCATTTGGAGCTGtaattattcagatttttttatttgtttgtttgttttcagactgGCAAAActcttttctgtgtttgtacTGTGTGCTCACTGTCATTTTCCTCTAATGAACTTCAATTCAGACCTAAATGCATCATTTTCAGGTCTGTTCCCTCAGATTGTTTCAGGGTGTATTAAAAAATCAACATCCCCCacaaaagttttttaaaaagcaggcTCAGCCTAAAGGAGCACTCAgactaatttattttttgttgaattACATTATTCTTTAGTTTTATCACTTTATTATTAAATTTGGattgtaatttttacttttatcaacattttaccATTGTAATTTTTGGTAGTTTTAAATTGTTTCTGACATCAGCTTTTGCAATCACATATAattgttattaacatcattgtGACCACAGTctatgtgacacacacacacacacacacacactccagtaCAGTCAGACTGGTCCAGCTCTCTGACGAGCTCTGATGTGACGTTCAGGAGCTCAGAGCCGTTCGGCTGTTTTTCCCGCCTGACTGATCACCAAGATTCATTTCCCGGCGAAACatctgctgctggaggaaatTACCCATGCTGCACTGCTGCGGACAATTtcttacactcacacacacacctcacagaCACattatcatcacacacacacacacactattctCCACCGTCACTGATAGCTGAACAGAGTTTATCTTATTCTCACAGCTTCCTCTCTGCCCATCCAGATGTGATAGTCATCTATACATCGACTGACTCAATCTGAAAGTTATTTAGCTCAAACTGGACATTTTCAGCTTCACTAACTGATACAGTAGATTCAATCTGACCACAGAGTGTAGAGAAATATGAACACCACATCTCTGAGGTCACCCACAGGTTTAAGAAGGAATGATTTGAAACCTGGAGTTTAGGTGTGATGCTCGCCAGCGTGTCAGTCAGCTAGTGGAGCCTGAAAATCCAAATTTGAGTAGAGATTGCAGAGCCTGAGTGGAGCTAAAGTGGGAGTGTCATGTCATGTTGAGTGTCGTGCAGTGTGTGACCTTTCAATAAAGGCAAATGCCCCAGAACATATTACTCATTTAGCCTGAATACGTTATCTTCCTTCTAAAACTTGCTATAAAAATATGCTATTGAGACATTAAATTCTTGTGGAAAAAgttttttaatgtcacagaGAAGTAGGAGAAAGGTTTAATTTCTCAAATTGAATTAATCAAATACACTTATCAGATATGAGTACTTTTTATGTTTCCCTTTCAATAAAACTTACATAATCACTTTCTTTTGGCTGAGATGCCAGAAACACTGCAAACAGTAGCTATTAGTGGTGGCCTGAGTAATGAACACTAGCAAAGTTATTCCTTTAAGAAGGACAAAGCTGTACCCAAATTTATGTCTTTAGTCTTTCACCTTCTGAGAATTTCAAGGATGCAAGACGTTGTATCTTGTAAATGTCTTCAGATAAAATGTATTACAGCTTTGGTGACTCACCGAGGCTATAAGGGCTGGACCCAGAGTATCGTTGATATGCCCGACTGCCTTCAGAACACCTAAAgtagaaaaaggagaaaagacaaTCAAACTTATGCTGCGACTGttgaagaaacaaagaaaaactttgttggattgtattaaatgtttctgaattgttttattttagatcTACTTGTCACATATATTTGACTCTGCATGTGAAGGTCTACACTCACAGGGTCGaacccactgagaatcaacatcAACTCTGCAGGTCCACACAGCTTTTAGactgttttagcctcttttagctctctGTTTTGGTTCTCTGGCCACACATAGACTGTATGATTGCATCTCTGGCAAATCCATAAGCAGCCTTTCAAGCTCAGACAAGCTGAGTATACGCAAGCAACTCAGAATAAAAcggaaaaaagacaaagttagcaaccatctggtgaagaaagtggGACATCTGGTAGCTAAAAAGGCATATTTTTCTaaagagttggtggagaccaaagtAGAGTTAAAAATAGTGAATATTTGACTCACATTCATTAGGTCAACACAAACCCCAATGAGATGAtagtgttgctctgtgtctgtgtagaCAATTCTTTGCAACCATGGTAGCTATAATAACTCGATGAGCCAAAGACATACATGGAGAGCTATCTCTCCTAGCTACATTAGCCTCTGGTCCACTAGCTTCTGTAAATTactatttatgtattttctctttctgggTTTCTTTTATCAGCTGACAAGAATTCACTACTATACTAGACAGCAAAAGTTGAAATTTTAATAAGATTTAACCAACAAGTATAATTGTTAGCTACATTAGCCTCTGGCCTACTAGCTTCTAACAGTAAACtatatgtattttctttttactcagGATTTCTTTCACATGAAAGATAAGTTTTTACTACTGTACAATATCAActgtaaaagtttaaaatgttattttaattattttaaccaagaaaaaaaacatttgttagcATTGGCCCACCAGCTtctctgactgactgtgttTTCCCAGACTGTTTACCTTGTTTTCCATCCGTtgacatataaatgaatgtttacTGGATGGTAAAAATGGGgccaaactgaaattaaatttgaattattttaatcaagaaaaaaaacaacacattataGCATTCAGTAGCATATCCCAGTCATTAGCGCGCTGTTGAAGCATCATTGGAGCTGTAGTTGTTAAATGCTATatttttgtctgacaaacatgACATATTTAAGCCATCACTAAGAtaaactgtaaaagaaaaccTACTACACACTGAGTTTCAGAGGCTAGTGGAACAGAAGCAAGATAGTAGAGAACTAAATCCAAGTTGTGTGTCTGCGAGTTTGTTTTGGGAACTTTCTGCCCTCTTGTGGTCAAAAATCACTTAAAGCAGCTTTAAGTTTTTGAAGGATGTAAAAATCTTTCGTACCTTTGCCCTTGTAGCGGCTCTTGTCTCCATCTCGGAGCTCCAGAGCCTCGTAGATCCCTGTGGACGCTCCGCTGGGCACCGCAGCCCTGAACAGACCTgagagacagataaaaagagaaagagaggtttAAATGCAAGGAACGGGCAGAGGGGTGAAGAAAACCAAGACTCATTTCAAAGTTTTAATTGTAAAACCATGACTTTGAAACTCTTCAAACCTTTGAAGGTGATCCaactaaatcaaaacaaattcaCAAGTCTATCTTTGGTTGTAAGACACTGTAATTGAGTTTGGACATAAAGTTTTCCGGGATTTATTACACTGTTGGACTGCCAGACTGCTTTTAAGGTCAGAAGACACATATTTTTTAGGTTTTAGTTGTATATTTTGTCACAAATTGCACCTGGATTTTTATGATAGGACgttctttttgaaaatgaccacaatgactgaataattaaatgattaattcatGTAACTATGGTAAGACGCTGATGAAGGCCATATGATGCGGTTGAAAGCTCCTTAAAAGCTAATAAGTGCACCTTAAATTGAGcttattttgtcaaatataCTGTTCTCAAGGTCAAGAATTCACAAATCTATTAAAGTTACAAATTCCTATTTtgtatgtaatgtttttttataacaCTATAATTACTCCAGAATAGTAAACAACACAGTTTTTAGCACTTTAATAGCTGAACCCACTCAGCAGATACGCTGTTGACTGCCAAgattttttcaatttattattcatacattcatatatACCCACACATGGCAACAGCAAGTACATTCACGCCATGTGCTCAAGTACACGCAGAGCAAATTACTGGACAGAAGGTAAAATCATCACCACATCTGAGTCAGCAGCATCTGCAGGTAGACgctgaggaagaagagaggagaagaggcgACCTGCTGCTTTAGCTGCCGACGGATTCTCTAAGACTGTACGGTCTGATCTGATgattcagaaaaataaaacacctgTGAGGACGCACTTCCTCTTCATTAAAAAccgaacatactgtatgtttgcagcTGATGATCAATGTGGCTGTACTTAATTTGTTTTGATTACTGTAATACAGCAAGTTctctttattttgtatttatactTTCACAGACTTTAAAGGAGAAATTCTACAAAACAACCAGGCAACATGGACTGAGCTtgtattgtatgtttgttttttacttattcAATTTGTCATAAATTGTCTTTGTCATCAGGCAAGTGTGACGATACATGTTGGTGTAGTTTTAATGTAGTGGCCCATAtttattaaaggctttttagTTCTACTTGAGTCCCTGGAATTGGATTTTTTTATGCCACACCCCACCAATAAATGAGGGGatatttttttactatttaaaattGTCTATGCATCTTGAGAAGTGCTCTATAGATGAAATGTATAGTTATTACTAAAGAATAAATcgaaaacaaatttaatttgatGTCAGTTATCAATAAATATGGGAATTTATATACTTTCACAACTGAATTTAACGCTTCAGAAACACAAAATTCAAAGCAAAATTAGACCAAATGCATAAGATGAGGAGTGTTGCCTtccacactctggaaacacacaccgctacctcggacccaagctaacgctagcttactgagAACACCGAgagctgcacacttgggctaacgttcGCTACTTttgctaaattgtgctaacagggcaggtatcataatcaagttatattaaacttagcaaaatattgcgacaatagcCAGACTCAGTGCCAGTCCCAGAgccgaggagagcagcaggtgagccaaccgtcaatcacagctgtcaatcaacgaccacacagcagacatcgAAGCTACTATAAGTatataatttccaaaataaccaccagcacacttattagagatcctgaatttagagattgagaccagaatgactcattgaaaacaatggtTGACTCAATATTTCTAGAAAGTTGACAGTTTTTGAATGGGaatcagttggagcatctagtggcGGTATGGAGGTATTGCACTTTAAAGGAGAGGTACAgagtttttcaagtctttcttaaagcaacagtcaggtgtccatatgaacagtgaaagaggttttcctcactgtaatcattcctcctgttcatactggatattaaaagatccttcaaatgtgctttcagtggaagtgatgaaggacaaaatccacagtgtgtccacacagtcatttaaaagttgatgtgaagcttatatgaggcctcagcagtctgagttagtcatatcaagtggatatctgacacattagcatcaaattccctctttgtgtttcctcggacagtgtttccctgttgagctgtggtggaagtatagtaacaaaaagaggaactttagcactaaaaagactgtaacgttgaaagatatctacttgatttgactcatttgggattctgaagcttcatattagcttcagataaacttttaaatacatttttgcacagaaggaggacagTGGAtcttgtcctccatcacttccattgtaagagcattatgaagggatcttctaatggtcagtatgaacaggaggaatgattacagcaagaaaaacatgtcaatgttcttgtttttgttttgagacagacttgaaGCTGTGGTGGGTACTATTTGGTTTTCACACTGAAAGTGAACAGATGAAGAATGTTAATGAGGTTTTTTTACACAGGTGTGTTTAAACAGGTGACCAGTAAATAAAATCTAAAGTAAAATCTCACttaatttgtttgtattttatgtggGGTTATGAAAGCATGCTTATACTGTTTACCGTCGGCCTACAAGAAGCCCCAGTCTTCCTTTAACAGAGGACTGATTGATCTGGACAGAGGTCAAACGAAGGTCATTTGATGTCAGAAACAATTTACAATTACAGCAGGGACACCGTTGCTACCTTAATGCTTTTTGGCAAATTTCTAACACGATGAATCTGAGCAGACATCCTCGTGGAGAACACTATGGTTTGTTATTTTGCTCTGATATTTGCAGACAGGCTTGTCGGCGGTCACCTTTCTCTGTGCGAAGGTCCACTTCCACAGTGGGGTTTCCCCGGGAGTCCAAGATCTCCCTGGCAACGATGCTGACGATCGACAtcctgagagacagaaacagagagagagagagagagagagagtggaaaaGAGTCTGTGATATAATTGCTTTACCTCGTGATACTGTGAATCATGTTGGCAATAtggttcatttttaattgttttataagTTATGTCAGCTTCAGATTAACTGAAAAAAGAAGCAAAGTGAGAGAAACCTCATGGATAAAAAGatctatttttacattgcacacgcacacacagaaactgtgTCAAGGGAGACGAGAAACAACATCACTGCAGATTCACTGTGAAAATCAAAGCTCACCACAGAGGCCTGGgttgtgtcacacacacacacacacacacacacacacacacacacacacacacacattgcggTTACTTTGCTGTTTCTGGAAGCAGGTTGCAGTAAAAGTCTCCAgcaaaaagaataaattatgcATCTGTTTGCCACCACTTTTATGCAGATGGAAGACATTGGTTGATTTTTGGTGAAGCAGCATCGGgatattctatgtttttcttactgtcaacaaaatCCAAaggctgatatatcttattcctttgTGCCGTCGAGCTcctttgttgtccaaaaacaagaCACGTCATTGAGCCACACCGccgcactgggtgacatgttccttcattaccatgaacacacgcactgtagtttattcatcctactgccagaaatactcaccagagaaacaaatgtggattcatccccctctgaaaatagtccccaacaaatacactatttcctaacattagctaaaaaccacagctgttttaggaaattactgagacttttgtaaaaatgatataatatttttgtgaagatttacatcttcagcaGGAACCAATAGGAGGATAAATAAAAGTTTACAAAGGGCACCGAAAAAGCCACGACCACAACTGAATGTAGAATAACGTCAGTCTTGTCAGTTATTCAATAACTTTCTCATCTTTAATTTTACTTTCAAGTTGTTTCCGAGTTGTAACGTCAAACTCGTTAAAAAAAGATCTTCGCAGCCTTTGAACTTGGAGCTTTCTGAGCTTGGCTGTGAAGACTTCTCATACCCCAGAGTTTGAGAGACTGAGCTTTCTCATGACCTAAAACTGTCCAACTCCCATATTCATGAAGACGTTTGTCTTGTCTATACttacatgctgtgtgtgtgtgatatatgGGGACTTTGCATCATGGGATTGTTTAACACTTAAGTCTAAACAATCATTAGTCTGATAAAGTATTCTGCAGTTTTGTTgcacattttgaaatgttggctacttttctgtcacaacatacaaatatttaccatattttttctttatattctaAACATTACAAACATGCTGTTAGTTTCCATTCTTGGGAAACAGTGTAACTTCTTCACATGCTGCActagaaacaaataaaaccataacaGACTCTGAAACAAATCAACCCGCCTTTCCTATCGAGTAAAACCTGCAACCTCGCACCTGTGGAGGCGACACGGCGGCATCAAGTCACCAGAGGCAgacatttattcttttttttaatgatcttaATATACAAAACTGTACCTTCC is part of the Thunnus albacares chromosome 19, fThuAlb1.1, whole genome shotgun sequence genome and encodes:
- the LOC122970447 gene encoding gamma-enolase encodes the protein MSIVSIVAREILDSRGNPTVEVDLRTEKGLFRAAVPSGASTGIYEALELRDGDKSRYKGKGVLKAVGHINDTLGPALIASGISVVEQEQLDNTMIEMDGTENKSQFGANAILGVSLAICKAGAAEKDVPLYRHIADLAGNTELVLPVPAFNVINGGSHAGNKLAMQEFMVLPVGAESFKEALRIGSELYHTLKGVIQEKYGQDATNVGDEGGFAPNILENSEALDLLQTAIEKAGFTEKVVVGMDVAASEFYRDGKYDLDFKSPPDPERHISAEELADIYQGFVNNYPVVSIEDPFDQDDWEAWSRLTAQVGIQVVGDDLTVTNPKRIEKAAEERACNCLLLKVNQIGSVTEAIQACKLAQANGWGVMVSHRSGETEDTFIADLVVGLCTGQIKTGAPCRSERLAKYNQLMRIEEELGDQARFAGHNFRNPSAL